One window from the genome of Streptomyces cadmiisoli encodes:
- a CDS encoding winged helix-turn-helix domain-containing protein, translating to MGWWQVNADTLAGSRFLVSAFAETFASLKLLHAGVGGHPGERAWLDAHLPGYRERLAADPVTAQLVRAGLGRDWIADFLTPTPRAGEGFQEALDRVRAVGAHRARAQLRMSLGGPLPADLERDDLPDRAAGLLEYVWTAAVGPYWDRRRRVLEADVVARTAQVARGGWAAVLDALRPGRTRWLGGSRLQVNLHEYPPREISGAELLFVPVTPQTGWVSWEEPGRERYAVVYPCAGALAGDRDRAAVPAGLGALLGRSRAEVLVLLASPMSTTQLVGVTGQGLGSVGRHLRVLLDAGLVERRRAGRSVWYSRTAAGEVLAEAGSGDAVGRG from the coding sequence ATGGGATGGTGGCAGGTCAACGCCGACACACTGGCCGGCAGCCGCTTCCTGGTGTCCGCGTTCGCCGAGACCTTCGCGAGCCTGAAGCTGCTGCACGCGGGCGTGGGCGGCCACCCGGGCGAACGGGCCTGGCTGGACGCGCATCTGCCCGGATACCGCGAGCGGCTGGCCGCGGACCCCGTGACCGCGCAGCTCGTCCGGGCCGGGCTGGGGCGGGACTGGATCGCCGACTTCCTCACCCCGACGCCACGGGCCGGGGAGGGTTTCCAGGAGGCGCTCGACCGGGTGCGCGCGGTCGGCGCGCACCGGGCGCGCGCCCAGCTGCGCATGTCGCTGGGCGGCCCGCTGCCCGCGGACCTGGAACGGGACGACCTGCCCGACCGGGCGGCCGGGCTCCTGGAGTACGTGTGGACGGCGGCCGTCGGGCCGTACTGGGACCGGCGGCGCCGGGTCCTGGAGGCCGATGTCGTCGCCCGGACGGCGCAGGTCGCCCGGGGCGGCTGGGCGGCCGTGCTGGACGCGCTGCGGCCGGGACGGACCCGATGGCTCGGCGGCAGCCGGCTCCAGGTCAATCTGCACGAGTACCCGCCGCGTGAGATCTCCGGCGCCGAGCTGCTGTTCGTGCCGGTCACCCCGCAGACCGGCTGGGTGTCCTGGGAGGAGCCCGGCCGGGAGCGGTACGCCGTCGTGTACCCGTGTGCGGGCGCCCTCGCCGGCGACCGGGACCGGGCGGCCGTGCCGGCCGGCCTGGGCGCGCTGCTCGGGCGGTCCCGGGCCGAGGTGCTGGTGCTGCTGGCCTCGCCGATGAGCACCACTCAGCTGGTCGGGGTGACCGGGCAGGGCCTCGGTTCGGTGGGGCGGCATCTGCGGGTGCTGCTGGACGCGGGACTGGTGGAGCGGCGGCGCGCGGGCCGGTCGGTGTGGTACTCGCGGACGGCGGCGGGTGAGGTGCTCGCGGAGGCCGGGAGCGGGGACGCCGTCGGGCGCGGCTAG
- a CDS encoding MFS transporter: MRSYRDLVRTPEFTPLFVSSSAQIAAQTIGGLALGTLVYEETRSPLLSAVSMFGPSLAQVLGATLFLSWADRLASRAALAGIALAFAAGTAVLALPALPLWAVLPVLLAQGLIASLGGGVRWGLLTDILSKDGYLLGRSVFNMMSGIMQIAGYATGGALLTLLPPRAALLLSALLYTAAAATVRLGLSRRRPRAAGRPSVAETWRTNALLWSAPPRRHLYLALWLPNGLIVGCESLFVAYAPRSAGPLFACAALGMLVGDLTVGRLVPPGRRAALGVPLLVLLAAPYVLFLLRPAPLLAAALVGVASVGFGASLVQQERLMALTPGALSGQALGLHSAGMLTMQGVGAALAGAVAQLTSPAVAMTVMAGASLAVTAGLSAGLRERVRAA; encoded by the coding sequence ATGCGCAGCTACAGGGACCTCGTCCGCACCCCGGAGTTCACTCCGCTCTTCGTCTCCTCCTCCGCCCAGATCGCCGCCCAGACCATCGGCGGCCTGGCACTCGGCACGCTGGTGTACGAGGAGACCCGGTCACCTCTGCTGTCGGCGGTGAGCATGTTCGGACCGTCACTGGCCCAGGTGCTCGGTGCGACCCTGTTCCTGTCCTGGGCCGACCGCCTCGCCTCGAGGGCGGCGCTGGCCGGCATCGCTCTCGCCTTCGCGGCCGGGACGGCGGTGCTGGCGCTGCCCGCCCTGCCGCTGTGGGCCGTCCTCCCGGTCCTCCTCGCCCAGGGTCTGATCGCCTCGCTCGGCGGGGGAGTGCGCTGGGGCCTGCTGACGGACATCCTGTCCAAGGACGGCTATCTGCTGGGCCGGTCGGTCTTCAACATGATGAGCGGGATCATGCAGATCGCCGGCTACGCGACCGGCGGCGCCCTGCTCACCCTCCTGCCGCCGCGCGCCGCCCTGCTGCTGTCGGCCCTGCTGTACACCGCCGCCGCGGCGACCGTCCGCCTCGGCCTGTCGCGCCGCCGGCCGCGCGCGGCCGGCCGTCCGTCGGTGGCCGAGACCTGGCGTACGAACGCCCTGCTGTGGTCGGCCCCGCCCCGCCGCCACCTCTATCTCGCCCTGTGGCTGCCCAACGGTCTGATCGTCGGCTGCGAGTCCCTCTTCGTCGCCTACGCCCCGAGGTCCGCCGGCCCGCTGTTCGCCTGCGCCGCCCTGGGCATGCTGGTGGGCGACCTGACGGTCGGCCGCCTCGTCCCGCCCGGACGCAGAGCGGCCCTGGGCGTCCCGCTGCTGGTGCTCCTGGCCGCGCCGTACGTCCTGTTCTTGCTGCGCCCCGCGCCGCTCCTGGCCGCGGCCCTGGTGGGCGTGGCGTCGGTCGGCTTCGGGGCGAGCCTGGTCCAGCAGGAACGCCTGATGGCGCTCACCCCCGGCGCACTCTCCGGTCAGGCCCTCGGGCTGCACTCCGCCGGGATGCTCACGATGCAGGGCGTCGGCGCCGCGCTGGCGGGCGCGGTGGCCCAACTCACCTCGCCCGCCGTGGCGATGACCGTCATGGCGGGGGCGTCGCTGGCGGTCACGGCCGGGCTGAGCGCCGGGCTCCGCGAGCGGGTCCGCGCGGCCTGA
- a CDS encoding cation:proton antiporter, giving the protein MGHADTLLAMGGAFLAAAFLARLGGRIGLPTIPLFMLAGILLGPHTPGPVLVEDSHDFEMLSALGLVLLLFYLGLEFHLDDLRKGGRRLLAAGGIYLLLNVGAGLGFGFALGWGAREALVMAGVLGISSSAIVTKILIDLGRIGRPETRLILGVIVVEDIFLALYLAALQPVISGAQGVTDMVLQAGKAFGFLLVLAAAARYGTRLIGRLVQVRDNELLVISFLGAAVFVAGVSEVLGVADAIGAFMIGLILAGTPSGPRIRRLVHPLRDAFAAIFFFAFGLAIDPGVVAAVAGPVAAAAAVTVVMNVVAGLLVARLYGYGPDRAADIATTLVARGEFALILAAMATSAGLDERLAPFIAGYVLVLAVLGPVVAGRAELLARALVSVNAFLRRPGRSAPAPPSEPAPADAAPEPADSGLFRPGV; this is encoded by the coding sequence GTGGGACACGCTGACACGTTGCTCGCCATGGGCGGTGCCTTCCTGGCCGCCGCGTTCCTCGCCCGGCTGGGCGGCAGGATCGGACTGCCGACCATCCCCTTGTTCATGCTCGCCGGCATCCTCCTCGGACCCCACACCCCGGGCCCCGTCCTGGTCGAGGACTCGCACGACTTCGAGATGCTCTCGGCGCTCGGGCTCGTGCTGCTGCTGTTCTACCTGGGTCTGGAGTTCCACCTCGACGACCTCAGGAAAGGCGGCAGACGGCTCCTGGCGGCGGGCGGCATCTATCTGCTGCTCAACGTCGGCGCGGGGCTGGGATTCGGGTTCGCCCTCGGGTGGGGCGCCCGCGAAGCGCTGGTGATGGCCGGTGTCCTCGGCATCTCCTCGTCCGCGATCGTCACCAAGATCCTCATCGACCTGGGCCGGATCGGGCGCCCCGAGACGCGGCTGATCCTGGGCGTCATCGTGGTGGAGGACATCTTCCTCGCCCTGTACCTCGCGGCGCTCCAGCCGGTCATCAGCGGCGCCCAGGGCGTGACGGACATGGTCCTCCAGGCGGGCAAGGCGTTCGGGTTCCTGCTGGTGCTGGCCGCCGCGGCCCGCTACGGCACCCGGCTGATCGGACGGCTCGTCCAGGTCCGCGACAACGAACTCCTGGTGATCAGCTTCCTCGGGGCGGCCGTCTTCGTCGCCGGTGTCTCGGAGGTCCTCGGCGTCGCCGACGCCATCGGCGCCTTCATGATCGGGCTCATCCTGGCCGGCACCCCGTCGGGTCCGCGGATACGCCGGCTCGTCCATCCCCTGCGCGACGCGTTCGCCGCGATCTTCTTCTTCGCCTTCGGACTTGCCATCGACCCCGGTGTCGTCGCCGCCGTCGCCGGGCCGGTCGCCGCTGCCGCCGCCGTGACCGTCGTCATGAACGTCGTCGCGGGACTCCTCGTCGCCAGGCTGTACGGCTACGGCCCGGACCGCGCCGCGGACATCGCCACCACCCTGGTCGCCCGCGGGGAGTTCGCGCTGATCCTCGCCGCGATGGCCACCAGCGCCGGACTCGACGAGCGGCTCGCGCCGTTCATCGCCGGATACGTCCTCGTCCTCGCCGTCCTGGGGCCCGTGGTCGCCGGACGCGCCGAACTGCTGGCCCGCGCCCTGGTGTCGGTGAACGCGTTCCTGCGCCGCCCCGGAAGGTCCGCCCCCGCGCCGCCGTCCGAGCCGGCCCCCGCCGACGCCGCCCCCGAACCCGCGGACTCCGGCCTCTTCCGGCCGGGAGTGTGA
- a CDS encoding response regulator produces the protein MREPQPTRILLADDHALVRRGVRLILDGEPDLTVVAEADDGAEAVAQARELRPDLAILDIAMPRLTGLQAARELSRTLPDLRILILTMYDNEQYFFEALSAGASGYVLKSVADRDLVEACRATMRGEPFLYPGAVNALIRNYLDRMREGRALPARAITDREEEILKLVAEGHTSQDIADMLVISPKTVERHRANLLQKLGLKDRLELTRYAIRVGLIEP, from the coding sequence ATGCGAGAACCGCAGCCCACCCGCATCCTGCTCGCCGACGACCACGCCCTCGTACGGCGCGGTGTCCGCCTCATCCTCGACGGCGAGCCCGACCTCACCGTGGTCGCCGAGGCCGACGACGGCGCCGAGGCGGTGGCGCAGGCCCGCGAACTCCGCCCCGACCTGGCGATCCTCGACATCGCGATGCCCCGGCTGACCGGGCTCCAGGCGGCCCGCGAACTCTCCCGCACCCTGCCGGACCTGCGCATCCTGATCCTGACGATGTACGACAACGAGCAGTACTTCTTCGAGGCCCTGAGCGCCGGCGCCTCCGGCTACGTGCTGAAGTCCGTCGCCGACCGCGACCTCGTGGAGGCGTGCCGCGCCACGATGCGCGGTGAGCCGTTCCTGTACCCCGGCGCGGTCAACGCCCTGATCCGCAACTACCTGGACCGCATGCGGGAGGGCCGCGCGCTGCCCGCCCGGGCGATCACCGACCGCGAGGAGGAGATCCTCAAGCTCGTCGCGGAGGGGCACACCTCGCAGGACATCGCCGACATGCTGGTGATCAGCCCGAAGACGGTGGAGCGCCATCGGGCGAACCTGCTGCAGAAACTCGGCCTGAAGGACCGTCTGGAACTGACCCGTTACGCCATCCGCGTCGGCCTGATCGAGCCCTGA
- a CDS encoding HAMP domain-containing sensor histidine kinase, translated as MPLFWRIFLLNAVVLVTAAALLLGPVTVSTPVLLTEAAVLTGGLAAMLIANALLLRVGLAPLQRLTRAMTTTDLLRPGRRLAVDSQGEIAELIATFNAMLDRLEHERATSSARALSAQEAERRRIAQELHDEVGQTLTAVLLELKRVADHAPPEMRGELHQVQETTRVSLDEIRRIARRLRPGVLDELGLAKALRALTTEFTSPGLSVQHRLDAELPPLGHDAELVLYRVAQEGLTNTVRHSRARHAELALRRTPAGVGLLIRDDGRGIGDAPEGAGIRGMRERALLIGADLTLGPGPRGGTEISLDVPVPDRNG; from the coding sequence GTGCCGTTGTTCTGGCGGATATTCCTGCTGAACGCCGTCGTGCTGGTCACGGCCGCCGCACTGCTGCTGGGCCCGGTCACCGTCTCCACCCCCGTGCTGCTCACCGAGGCCGCGGTCCTCACCGGCGGTCTGGCCGCCATGCTCATCGCCAACGCCCTGCTGCTCCGCGTGGGCCTGGCCCCGCTCCAGCGCCTCACCCGCGCGATGACCACGACCGACCTGCTCCGCCCCGGCCGGCGCCTCGCGGTCGACAGCCAGGGGGAGATCGCCGAGCTGATCGCGACGTTCAACGCCATGCTCGACCGGCTGGAGCACGAACGGGCCACCAGCAGTGCCCGCGCCCTGTCCGCGCAGGAGGCCGAACGCCGCCGCATCGCGCAGGAACTCCACGACGAGGTGGGCCAGACCCTGACGGCCGTCCTGCTCGAACTCAAGCGGGTCGCCGACCACGCGCCGCCCGAGATGCGCGGCGAACTGCATCAGGTCCAGGAGACCACCCGGGTCAGCCTGGACGAGATCCGTCGCATCGCACGCCGGCTGCGCCCCGGCGTCCTGGACGAACTCGGGCTGGCGAAGGCGCTCAGGGCCCTCACCACGGAGTTCACCAGTCCCGGCCTGTCCGTGCAGCACCGGCTCGACGCGGAACTGCCGCCGCTCGGCCACGACGCCGAACTCGTCCTCTACCGCGTCGCCCAGGAAGGGCTCACCAACACGGTCCGCCACTCACGCGCCCGGCACGCCGAACTCGCCCTCAGGCGCACCCCGGCCGGGGTGGGGCTGCTCATCCGCGACGACGGCCGGGGCATCGGCGACGCACCCGAAGGAGCCGGCATCCGCGGTATGCGCGAGCGTGCCCTGCTCATCGGCGCCGACCTCACGCTGGGCCCCGGCCCGCGCGGCGGCACCGAGATCTCCCTCGACGTCCCTGTCCCCGACCGGAACGGCTGA
- a CDS encoding DUF3040 domain-containing protein, whose amino-acid sequence MSQPDDERLVALEAGFERDDPRFARAMRAGRPSRPREYRRTGAWWALAVAVAVLITGVFLPDGLLIATGLVLAGIAAQLFDPHRARARRRPPRR is encoded by the coding sequence ATGTCCCAGCCCGACGACGAGCGCTTGGTCGCACTGGAAGCAGGGTTCGAGCGCGACGATCCCCGGTTCGCCCGGGCGATGCGTGCCGGACGCCCCTCCCGGCCCCGTGAGTACCGCCGCACGGGCGCCTGGTGGGCGCTGGCGGTCGCCGTGGCCGTACTGATCACCGGTGTGTTCCTGCCCGACGGCCTGCTCATAGCCACCGGCCTGGTCCTGGCCGGTATCGCCGCGCAGCTGTTCGATCCGCACCGGGCGCGGGCCCGCCGCCGCCCGCCCCGCCGCTGA
- a CDS encoding MOSC domain-containing protein gives MGGSVTAVSSNGEYSFTKPNRESITLLAGLGVEGDVHAGVTVKHRSRVAQDPTQPNLRQVHLIHEELFAEVGDAGFEVGPGRLGENITTRDIDLLGLPVGALLRIGDDAVVEVTGLRNPCVQIDAFQHGLLKEVVGRDEAGGLVRRAGIMSVVRTGGVVRPGDTIEVELPAGPHRPLDRV, from the coding sequence ATGGGCGGAAGCGTCACGGCGGTCAGCAGCAACGGGGAGTACTCGTTCACCAAGCCGAACCGGGAGAGCATCACGCTGCTCGCCGGGCTGGGCGTGGAGGGGGATGTGCACGCCGGGGTGACGGTCAAGCACCGGTCGCGCGTCGCGCAGGATCCCACCCAGCCGAATCTGCGGCAGGTCCATCTCATCCACGAGGAGTTGTTCGCCGAGGTGGGTGACGCGGGGTTCGAGGTGGGGCCGGGTCGTCTCGGCGAGAACATCACCACGCGCGACATCGATCTGCTCGGCCTGCCCGTCGGCGCGTTGCTGCGCATCGGGGACGACGCGGTGGTGGAGGTGACCGGTCTGCGCAACCCGTGCGTGCAGATCGACGCGTTCCAGCACGGTCTGCTGAAGGAGGTCGTCGGCCGCGACGAGGCGGGCGGGCTGGTGCGCAGGGCCGGGATCATGAGCGTGGTGAGGACGGGCGGTGTGGTGCGACCGGGCGACACGATCGAGGTCGAGCTACCGGCCGGCCCGCACCGGCCACTGGACCGCGTCTGA
- a CDS encoding GYD domain-containing protein translates to MAKFLIQATYTPEGTKGLLGEGASGRRAAVEQVVGDLGGTVEAMYFAFGADDIVIILDFPDAVSMAAVSLGVKASGALNTRATPLLTVDEIDEAARRQVAFRAPGA, encoded by the coding sequence ATGGCGAAGTTCCTCATCCAGGCCACCTACACGCCCGAGGGCACCAAAGGGCTGCTCGGGGAGGGGGCGAGTGGCCGCCGGGCCGCCGTCGAGCAGGTCGTCGGGGACCTCGGCGGAACGGTCGAGGCGATGTACTTCGCTTTCGGGGCCGACGACATCGTGATCATCCTCGACTTCCCCGACGCGGTCTCCATGGCCGCCGTGTCTCTCGGCGTCAAGGCCAGCGGCGCCCTGAACACGCGGGCCACCCCGCTGCTGACCGTCGACGAGATCGACGAGGCCGCGCGCCGGCAGGTCGCGTTCCGCGCCCCCGGCGCCTAG
- a CDS encoding GYD domain-containing protein, whose amino-acid sequence MATYVALLNWTDQGVRNYKDTAARADSFAAAAHKLGAEVVDIYWTVGPYDLVAVVEAPDEETATAVLLQLGGVGNVRTTTLRAFGKEEMNRIIAKAGG is encoded by the coding sequence ATGGCGACCTATGTCGCGCTGCTGAACTGGACCGATCAGGGCGTCCGCAACTACAAGGACACGGCGGCGCGCGCCGACAGCTTCGCCGCCGCGGCCCACAAGCTCGGGGCGGAGGTCGTCGACATCTACTGGACCGTCGGTCCGTACGACCTCGTGGCCGTCGTCGAGGCCCCCGACGAAGAGACCGCCACCGCGGTCCTTCTGCAACTCGGCGGCGTGGGCAATGTCCGCACCACGACCCTGCGCGCTTTCGGCAAGGAGGAGATGAACCGGATCATCGCGAAGGCGGGCGGGTGA
- a CDS encoding ABC transporter permease: MRTRTHAPKPVAGTAPADPTDPPVAHRNPGGGRHHAARRGRVRRRGGTRGTDRPWMDVRDLWTEALAGVLARPVRSALTTLGTVLGITTLVITIGVSATAGNQIVGRFDALTATSVTVVVPPPPRSADPVPLVDWSGVDAVRRLAGVDSAAAIADSQQTASVQVRANDVVAPGDVTGRTMAVLAASPTLPAAVRGRMTAGRFFDEGDITRHERVAVLGDQAARLLGINSVQNSPAVFLRGQSYTVIGILGGAEREQQISTAVILPPTTATDQLGLGAVTRVLINTALGAAQQVARQAPIALAPGAEDALTVTAPPDLTKARKGVQGDVNGLFLVLGLVSLVVGAIGIANVTLVTVMERIGEIGLRRALGASRRQVAGQFLVESTTIGLLGGVVGAVLGMVVVVAVSAVKDWTPVLDVRLALGAPVAGALVGLLAGLYPSLRAAHMEPVDALRS; this comes from the coding sequence ATGAGGACCCGCACACACGCCCCGAAGCCGGTGGCCGGGACGGCTCCGGCAGACCCGACGGACCCGCCGGTCGCCCACCGGAACCCCGGCGGCGGACGGCACCACGCCGCTCGCCGGGGGCGGGTACGGCGCCGTGGCGGCACCAGGGGCACGGATCGCCCCTGGATGGACGTCAGGGATCTCTGGACCGAGGCGCTGGCAGGGGTGCTCGCCCGTCCGGTGCGCTCCGCCCTGACCACCCTCGGCACGGTTCTGGGCATCACCACCCTGGTGATCACCATCGGCGTCTCGGCCACGGCGGGCAACCAGATCGTCGGCCGCTTCGACGCCCTCACCGCCACCTCGGTCACCGTGGTGGTACCCCCGCCGCCCCGGTCGGCCGACCCTGTCCCGCTCGTGGACTGGTCGGGCGTCGACGCGGTACGGCGGCTGGCCGGGGTCGACTCGGCGGCCGCGATCGCCGACTCCCAGCAGACCGCGAGCGTCCAGGTGCGCGCGAACGACGTGGTCGCTCCCGGGGACGTCACCGGCCGGACCATGGCGGTCCTCGCCGCGTCCCCCACGCTGCCCGCCGCGGTACGCGGCCGGATGACCGCCGGGCGCTTCTTCGACGAGGGGGACATCACCCGGCACGAACGCGTGGCGGTACTCGGCGACCAGGCCGCCCGCCTCCTCGGCATCAACTCCGTACAGAACTCCCCCGCGGTCTTCCTGAGGGGCCAGTCCTACACGGTGATCGGGATTCTCGGCGGAGCCGAACGGGAACAGCAGATCTCCACCGCCGTGATCCTGCCGCCGACGACGGCCACGGACCAACTGGGCCTCGGAGCGGTGACCCGGGTACTGATCAACACCGCGCTCGGCGCGGCGCAGCAGGTCGCCCGCCAGGCGCCGATCGCGCTGGCCCCCGGAGCCGAGGACGCCCTCACCGTCACGGCCCCGCCCGACCTGACCAAGGCCCGCAAGGGAGTGCAGGGCGACGTCAACGGCCTGTTCCTGGTGCTCGGGCTGGTCTCCCTCGTGGTCGGGGCCATCGGCATCGCCAACGTGACGCTGGTGACGGTCATGGAGCGGATCGGCGAGATCGGACTGCGCCGCGCCCTCGGCGCCTCGCGGCGACAGGTCGCCGGCCAGTTCCTGGTGGAGTCGACGACCATCGGACTGCTCGGCGGCGTCGTCGGCGCCGTCCTGGGCATGGTCGTCGTGGTCGCCGTCTCCGCCGTCAAGGACTGGACCCCGGTCCTTGACGTCCGCCTCGCCCTGGGAGCCCCCGTCGCCGGAGCCCTCGTCGGCCTCCTGGCCGGCCTCTACCCGTCCCTGCGAGCCGCCCACATGGAGCCGGTGGACGCGCTGCGCTCCTGA
- a CDS encoding ABC transporter ATP-binding protein, whose product MTGLPRSGAATSAEPASAVPASFVPASAVPGADTVIRLVSVDRTFGSEPPVHALRDVNLAVRRGEHLSVVGPSGSGKSTLLNTLGLLDSPTSGSYWLDGVETNTLGDLERTSLRGSRIGFVFQSFHLLPYRTVDENVMLAEAYRRPRPGRGRAGRRARAEEALDRVGLAHRIGFRPDRLSGGERQRAAIARALMSEPALLLCDEPTGNLDSENTESVLDLFDRLSRQGMTLVVITHEEAVSVRADRRVRISDGRLTEETR is encoded by the coding sequence ATGACCGGCCTGCCGAGGTCCGGCGCGGCGACGTCCGCGGAGCCGGCGTCCGCCGTGCCGGCCTCCTTCGTACCGGCGTCCGCCGTGCCCGGCGCGGACACCGTCATCCGACTGGTCTCCGTCGACCGGACCTTCGGCTCCGAACCGCCGGTGCACGCCCTGCGGGACGTGAACCTGGCCGTCCGGCGCGGCGAGCACCTGTCGGTCGTCGGGCCGTCCGGTTCCGGCAAGTCGACGCTGCTCAACACCCTGGGACTGCTGGACAGCCCCACCTCGGGTTCGTACTGGCTCGACGGGGTGGAGACCAACACGCTCGGCGACCTGGAGCGCACCTCGCTGCGCGGCAGCCGGATCGGTTTCGTCTTCCAGTCCTTCCATCTGCTGCCGTACCGGACGGTGGACGAGAACGTCATGCTGGCCGAGGCGTACCGGCGGCCGCGCCCCGGGCGCGGTCGCGCCGGCCGCCGCGCGCGAGCCGAGGAGGCGCTGGACCGGGTGGGCCTGGCGCACCGGATCGGATTCCGGCCGGACCGGCTCTCCGGTGGTGAGCGGCAGCGTGCGGCGATCGCCCGGGCACTGATGAGCGAGCCCGCGCTGCTGCTCTGCGACGAGCCCACCGGCAACCTCGACAGCGAGAACACCGAGTCGGTGCTGGACCTGTTCGACCGGCTGAGCCGGCAGGGCATGACCCTGGTCGTGATCACCCACGAGGAGGCGGTCAGCGTCCGCGCCGACAGACGGGTGAGGATCAGCGACGGACGCCTCACCGAGGAGACCCGATGA
- a CDS encoding peptidoglycan-binding protein, protein MSSRPRQLGIVVAGVALVGSGGWFAGSQMQSPADAAAAHRPPQAQPVTVAVERRPLTASVITQGSVEYASPRRVTLAGPVGPPDSGSGDSGAGDAAVQRVTKAPVAGARVKEGDVLMQVSGRPVLVLRGSVPMYRTLGPGASGDDVEQLERALGRLGFDPGGSDGTYGQGDAAAVSRWYGSEGFRAQEPSFADRQQLGTLEAAVTTARQALLAAQNPGGAEESGGGAGASAGAGAGAGAGGEAERLRLRAAQQQSDTADAALSAFRAGYGTKVPAGEIVFLPDLPARLDKVSVKTGDTPSGPVGTVTSSEVVVQAVVPGSDATLLRAGMTARVETPDGEEVEGRLVALGDDVPKNDAGDDKDAPVAPDGGSGGDASAPVPIRISVPSGKLTENADGSAKVTIEVGASDGDVLTVPIAALHTSADGQATVRVRRGTTVVRVSVEAGLSAEGRVEVTPSGDTLKAGDPVVVGR, encoded by the coding sequence ATGAGCAGCCGGCCCCGGCAGTTGGGGATCGTCGTCGCCGGGGTGGCGCTGGTGGGATCGGGCGGCTGGTTCGCCGGATCGCAGATGCAGTCCCCGGCGGACGCGGCTGCCGCGCACCGGCCGCCGCAGGCCCAACCGGTCACCGTCGCGGTCGAGCGGCGGCCCCTGACCGCGAGTGTGATCACCCAGGGCTCGGTGGAGTACGCCTCACCGCGGAGGGTCACCCTGGCCGGGCCCGTCGGCCCGCCGGATTCCGGCTCCGGGGATTCCGGGGCCGGCGATGCCGCCGTCCAGCGGGTCACCAAGGCGCCGGTCGCCGGGGCGCGGGTGAAGGAGGGCGACGTGCTGATGCAGGTGAGCGGGCGACCGGTGCTGGTCCTGCGGGGATCCGTTCCGATGTACCGCACGCTGGGTCCCGGCGCGTCCGGGGACGACGTCGAGCAACTGGAACGGGCCCTGGGCCGGCTCGGCTTCGACCCCGGTGGATCCGACGGGACGTACGGGCAGGGGGACGCCGCGGCGGTGAGCCGCTGGTACGGGAGCGAGGGCTTTCGCGCGCAGGAGCCCTCCTTCGCGGACCGGCAGCAGCTCGGGACGCTGGAAGCGGCCGTGACCACCGCGCGTCAGGCCCTCCTCGCGGCACAGAACCCCGGCGGCGCCGAGGAATCGGGCGGCGGTGCGGGTGCGAGTGCTGGTGCGGGTGCCGGTGCCGGTGCCGGTGGGGAAGCGGAAAGGTTGCGGCTCAGGGCGGCGCAGCAGCAGTCGGACACGGCCGACGCCGCGCTCTCCGCCTTCCGGGCCGGCTACGGCACCAAGGTCCCCGCGGGTGAGATCGTCTTCCTGCCGGATCTTCCGGCCCGGTTGGACAAGGTGTCCGTGAAGACCGGTGACACCCCGTCCGGACCGGTCGGCACGGTGACCAGCTCCGAGGTGGTGGTGCAGGCCGTGGTGCCGGGCAGCGACGCCACGTTGCTCCGCGCGGGCATGACGGCGCGGGTGGAGACCCCCGACGGCGAGGAGGTCGAGGGGCGGCTGGTGGCACTCGGCGACGACGTGCCGAAGAACGACGCGGGGGACGACAAGGACGCACCGGTGGCACCGGACGGCGGCAGCGGAGGTGACGCCTCGGCTCCGGTACCGATACGGATCTCCGTCCCGTCGGGGAAGCTGACCGAGAACGCCGACGGGTCGGCGAAGGTGACCATCGAGGTGGGCGCGTCGGACGGTGACGTGCTGACCGTGCCCATCGCCGCGCTCCACACATCGGCCGACGGGCAGGCCACGGTGCGGGTCCGGCGCGGCACCACGGTGGTGCGGGTGTCCGTCGAGGCGGGTCTGTCAGCCGAGGGGCGGGTGGAGGTCACGCCGTCCGGGGACACCCTGAAGGCGGGCGATCCGGTGGTGGTGGGCCGATGA